The segment TGTTTTCCTAAATAATCTTTAACATTATCAGCAACAATTTCTTCAGTACTAATTTTTTTATTCAAAAGTTTAACAATAAATTTACGAGCAATTTTATTTAATAATCTTTCTAATTGTCGAACACCTGATTCTCTTGTATAATATTTAATTATTTCTTCAATTGAATTTGGTTTAAATTTTAACATTTTATTATTTAAACCAGTAATTTCAATAACACGAGGAATTAAATATTTTTTTGCAATTTCAAGTTTTTCTAATTCTGTATATGAAGAAAGCTCAATAATTTCCATTCGATCTTTTAATGGTTCAGGGATACCTTCCATATAATTAGCTGTTGCTAGAAACATAACTTGTGATAAATCATAATTTTCTTCAATATAATGATCTGAAAAATTAGCATTTTGTTCAGGATCTAATACTTCTAACATAGCACTAGCTGGATCACCACGATAATCAGATGACATTTTATCAATTTCATCTAATAAAAATAATGGATTAATAACTTTAGCACGTTTCATACCTTGGATAATTCTTCCTGGCATCGCACCAATATAAGTTTTACGATGACCACGAATTTCAGATTCATCTTTAACTCCACCAAGTGAAACTTTAACGAAAGTACGCCCCATCGCTTCAGCAATTGATTTAGCTAAAGAAGTCTTACCAACACCAGGAGGACCAACTAAACAAATAATTTGCCCTGGCATTGCCTTAGCCATTTTTTTAACAGCAAGATATTCAATAATTCTTTCTTTAACTTTTTCTAAACCATAGTGATATTTATCAAGAATTTTTTTTGCATTAATTAAATCAAATTTTTCTTCACTTTTTTGAAATCAAGGTAAAGTCATCATTCAATCAATGTATGTACGAATTATATTTGATTCACTTGAAGCTTGTGGCATATCTTCATAACGACTAATTTCTTCTTTAACACGAGTTTTGATTGCTTCAGGAAACTCTTCTGTTTCTAAACGTTCTAAATAACGTTTCATTTCATTAGACTTACCATCAATTTCGCCTAATTCTTCTTTAATAGCACGCAATCTTTCTCGTAAATAATATTCACGTTGTTGTTCATCAATACGATCTTTAATTTTAGCTGTTAAATCCTTTTCAATAGCACCAACTTGTTTTTGACTACCAACATCTTTCAATAATAAATCTAAACGTTTATTAATATCAATTTCTTGTAAAATTTCTTGGCGTTTATTGATAGTTAAAAATGGTAAAAATTGAGCCATTTTATCAATAATTTCACTAGCTTTCATTCCATCGGTGATTTGACTAATTACACCTTGTGGAATTGAACCATGAACATCTAAAATCTGTTGTAAATTATTTACAATTCTTTGGATCAACTCTTCTTCTAATGATTTTGAAACATTAGGACTAACTAAAGTTTCAGCATCTCCTGTATAAAATTTATCATCATAAAACTTAGAAACTTTAACTCTTTGTTGTCCATAAAAAGATATGGTAAGTGTACCATCATTATGACTTTTTTGAATTTGCACTTTACACAAAGTACCATGATTGTAGACTTCACTTAATTGAGGATTATCTACTTTTGGATCCTTTTGCGAAACTAAAATAATTTCTGAATTAAACTTAGCTACCGATTCATTAATTGCCGCTACTGATTTATGTCTGCCAACTTCTAGTTCTATTTCAACTGTTGGGAAAACAAAACTTCCTCTTGTTACTAGTACTGGAATATTAGTAATATTTTTTATCTTCATTGTCTCACCTCAAATAATGTATTAACTGGATTATAATATAAAAAATTAGCACTTGCAATACTTAATTGCTAAAATATCTAATTTTTGATTTATACTATACTATTACAGCAGCACTTATTAATTCATATTTAATTTATACTAGTAGTATTTTATTACATTTATTTTTTTTTTGATAATTTTTACTTTTTGAAAAAAAAATAAACGATAAAATAACCTAATTATTAAATTGGTAATTAGGTTATATAATAATTATCAAATTAAATTAATTAAGCACTTGTTGTTTGCTTTTGGTTTTTACCGTTACTTTCTCATAATAAATCAAAGGCTTTATTATGTTTTAGGGTAGTAGTCACTAAACTTAAATCTTTAATATTTGCTTTAACTTCTTCAATGCTTATTTTAAATTGGTCGGCAAATGTTGTTAATTGTTTTTGAACTTCTTCTTCGGTAATTTCTATTTTTTCTTGTTTAATAATTTCTTCAATAACTAAAAAATTCTGAAGTTGCATAATTGCATCCTTTTTTATTTCATTAATAATTTCTTCATGAGATAAACCGGTTGCTGCCATATAGTTTTCAATTGTAAAGTTTTGATTAGCTAATTGTTTTTTAAATTCATTTTCTAAACGTTCAGTTTCATTTTTAACAGCAAAATTTGGAATTATTATTTTTGAATCTTTAACAATTTTAGCAATAAGTTCTTCCATAAATTGTTCCTTAATTGTCATTGTTTTTTGTACTTCAATTTGTTTTTTAATATTTTCTAATAATTGTTCAGTAGTAGTAACATCTGGAATGTTAACATCTTTTACTAATTCTTCTAAATCTTCATTAATAACTTTTGTTTTTATTTCGTTTAATTCAATTTCAAATTGTAATAATTGACCTTTTAAATTTGGAACATGATAATCTTCTGGGAAAGTTACTTCAATAGTTTTTTTAGATTTAGATTCCATACCGATCATTCCTTCTTCAAAACCAGGAATAAATTTACCAGAACCAATTTCTAATTCCATATTTTTAGCTTCACCGCCAGGGAATTTTTTACCTTCTAAAAAACCAGTAAAATTAAAAACTGCAGTATCACCTTTTTCTAATTTTCCTTTTTCTTTTGGATTAAAAATAGCAAAACGATCTTGTAATAGTTTAATTTGAGTATCAATTTCTTCTTGATTAACAGTTGCTACAGGTTTTACTATATCAATACCACGATATTTACCAATAGTAATTTCTGCTGGTAAATCAAATACAAACATTATTTCACACTCTTTAATAGTAGATTTTTCCACATTAACTTCGGGTTGATTAGTAGGCATTAAGTTAGGTTTTTGTTTTAAGACAAAATCATAAGCAATAGTAATAACTGCTTTAGTTGCTGTTTGTAAAGTTTGTTCTTCAGTTACGTGTTTTTTAGCCATTTTAGTAGGAACTTTTCCTTTACGAAATCCAGGAATTTCTACTTGTGCAATCAATTTATTTTCAGCTTTTGCCAATTGATCTTTTCAAGTTTTAGCATCAATGGTAACATGTCATTTTCCAAGACCATTTTTTTCATCTTTTATAATATTTAATATCATTTTTCAAATCTCTCCTTATGTAATTTGTTGTTGAATCATAATACTTAAGTATTTTTTTATTAAAGTAGTAGTAGTTTTAAATTTTTTAGCACTTTCTACCAATTTTACACTAATAAATTGGAAACTACAAGCACGAATATACAAAGCAGCTGCTAATGCTGCTGCTTGATTTTTATTAGGTAATGTTGGAAACAAATTCTCAAAATAACTATCCAATAAAAACAAGCAAATACCATAAATACCTGGATTATCAATATGAACTTCATCTTCAAATATTTTTGTAATCTTTAAATAAACGAGTGATTCTTGTCATTGTGTTATTTTTTTTGGATTAATTTTAAATGTATCATGACCTTTTATTACTTCTATTTCTTCATCAATACCTTGATTATTTAATATAAATAATAGTTGCGTTTTATTTATATTATTTATATTATTTATATTTTTATTTGTAAGATAAATCTTAATTGTTGGCAAAATTAACCTAGCATTATGACTTTGTAAATAATAAAATGCCATCGGATGAAGATCTTCATCAAATGGATTCATTAATACATGACTTATTCTCTCTAAATTTCACTCATGACTTTCATTTTTACTATTTAATCTAATATGAGTAGTAATATTATGATGTAACTCTTGTAATGTAACTTCATGATGAATAGGAATATAAGGCATCTCTAATTCATGTTTGACCAACTTCATTGCTTGATCTCATTTATTTTCACTAATGAGGTGGTTAATTTTACCAATAATGTCTTGATAATAATTGTCATGATTTATCATTATTTAGTTAAACCTTCTTAGTATTTTAAAATTTAATGGCGCCCACGAGAAGATTCGAACTTCTGACCCCCGCCTTAGAAGGGCGGTGCTCTATCCACTGAGCTACGTGGGCATAACATTTACCATAAGTAATCTTAACTTGTTTGATTAAAAAATGCAATTATTAATTGGCTACTTTTCAATAAAATAATAATAATATATTTAATATTATTTTGATATTTCATTATGTACCTTTAAGTAATATTTTTTTAAAAAAAATAAAATATTTTCATTTTTTTATATTATAATATTTTTTGTAATTTAATAATTGTTCATTTCTAATATAGAAATAATTTCTATATTAGGATTTTTATTAAATTAAATATTGAAAAAGAAAAGGAAGAAAAGTATTATGCCTAGTGAAATAAGTACAAAAAGAAAAGTAATTGCTGGTGTCACAATAACTACAGGAACATTAACAACAACTGCAGGAATAACAACAGCTTGTGTTGCTGCAGCACCTATGACTGGTGGTGCTTCATTATTACCAGTTGCTATTGGTACAATTGCTGTTGGTACAACTTTAATAGCTGGTGGAATGGCTACTACTACAAATTTTGGAAGAAAAGAATCAAGAATTAACAAATTTTTAAGAACAAATCCTACTATCCCCACAGTAAGAGTATCAAAAGCAAATATTACTCCTGATTACATTAAAGTATCTAATGAACTAGCAAATTCATCAAAAGAACCAGTTATGAGAACCAGAAGTTTAACAGTAACTTCTGTCTAAAAAAAACAAATTATATATTCATTTAAAAAATATTAAATTATAATTCATAAAATGCATAATATAACAAAAATAATTAATTTATATTATAATTATTTTTTAATTTAATAAATGTTCATACCTAATATAGAAATTATTTCTATATTAGGATTTTTATTAAATTAAATTTAAATGAAAAGGACAAAGATTAAAAGATATGTCTACAGAAAATCAAATATTATTTAGCAAATCAGAACTTAAAGGACTTACTAAAACACAAATACAATCATTTACAAACACTATCAATAAACAAGAAATTGATAAATTTATTTTAAGTATCATTAAAGAAAATGATAATAATGGGTTACCAATTTGAAGACAATTATTGCAACTATTAAGCCCATATCAAGTTTCAACAATTAATTCCAACTTAATTCCCTTATTTACAAAAAATAATTTACTGCTTTATGCTTTTTCAAAAAAACAAATGAAAGCACTTACAAAAATACAAATACAAGCATTTACAACAGAACAAATAAAAAATTTCAGTTATAATAAGTTTTCATTACTAGAAAAAGGAATAAGAAAAGCATTAAAAACAATTAATAATCAATTAACAATAGAATATGATTTTTATGAATTTAAATTTCAAATTGAATCATTAACTCCAAAACAATTAGAATGATTTACTTCTAATCAAAAGGCAGCATTTACCAAAGAACAAAAAAAATCTTTTAATAAACCATCTATACAAACAAGAAATCAACAATTAAATTCAAATTTTAATGTTAATAATATAAATGCTATTTTTGAAACCGAAACATTACCTAAAACAAATAATCCAATAACACTTTCATGATAAAAAGTAATGCCTAAATATTAGGCATTACTTTTTATTGTAATTAAATTATTTTGTTTTTATTTTTTTTATAGCTAAAATTTCATACTTTTTTTATATAAGAATAAGAATAAGAATTTTAATTAAGTTATAATTAAAATATGAAATTTGATTAAACATTAGAATAATGATTTAATATATTTTAATTAAAATATAGTTATTATTGTTAATTATTTAGTATTAAGAGAGGGAAAAATATATGAACCAAGATTTGCAAAAACTTTTCCATGAAATGGATTTTAATGATGTTAATAATGAATTTAATCATGCCACTATTAAAAAAGTACAATATTTTCATCATAATCAACAAGTAATAATTACCATCAACTTACCTAATTTTCTAACAACTACTACTTTAAAAAGTTTTGAACAACATTTTGAAAAATTACCTGTTTCGAATATTAATGTCGATTTTAATGTTTCTCTTACTGCTGATGAATCAACTGTATTAACATATTTTCATTATATTAAAACTCATAAATTGCAACTATTAGCTGGCATTTATTATTCTTTACCCGACTCAGCAATTAATTATAAAAATAATATTATTACCATTACTATTCATAATAGTATTGAAGAGAAATTAATAACTAATGAATTTTTACAATTTATTAATTACTTTCAACAATATGGTTTTAAAAAAATTCAATTAAAAACTAAAATAAATAAAGCAGAGCAACCATTTATTAGTTATGAAAATGAATCTAAAACAGAAATTAGCAAAATTACCAACAATTTAAAAACTAAAATTACTAAAAATAATGTAAGTAAAAATTTTAGTACCACTACTTATCGCAAAAAAGCAAAAATTAATTTAGAAATAACAGACCCAACTCATAGTATTAAAGATATCATTGGCGACAAACCCAATATTATTATTAGTGGTAAAGTTTTTAAAATTAATAAATTTTTAACCAAAACTCAAAAATGATTTTATTCATTTTGAATTACTGATTATAGCGATGCAATTACTTGCAAAGCATTTATTAATAGCGATCAACCAGATGAGAAATTTGATAATATTAAAGTTGATGATTGAATAAAAATTAATGCTAATAGTCGTTATGATAATTATAGTAAAGAACAAGTACTATGAATTGATGATTTAATTATCGATTTAAATAATAAAAATGCTAACAATAATGATGATGCTAAAACTAAAAGAATTGAATTTCATACTCATACTAAAATGAGTGCTATGGATGGTATTACTTCAGCAAGTGATTATATCAATCAAGTAACTAAATGAGGACACCAAGCAATTGGTTTTACTGATCACTTAAATGTACAAGCATACCCAGATATTGCTAATGCTGCTAAAAAACATCCAAACTTAAAAGTAATGTATGGTGTTGAAATGGATTTAATCCCCAATAATATTAGTATTACTAAAAATAATATTAATACATCATTATTAGATTTAGAATACATTGTTCTTGACTTAGAAACAACTGGTTTATCAACCAATTATCACGAAATTATTGAATTTGGTTATACAATTGTTAAAGACAATATGATTTTAAAACAAGATACAATTTTAATTAAACCAAATAATCCCATACCTGAACATATTACTGAACTTACTAATATTACCAATGTTATGCTAAAAGATAAACAAACATTACAACAAATATTGCCAACAATTATTGAAATAATTGGTAATAAAACAATAGTTGCTCATAATGCTAACTTTGACTTTGTTTTTTTACAAGCAGCAATGAAACAATTGGGTTTCATGCCTTTAAATAATCCTGTCATTGATACTTTGCAATTATCTAGAGCAATTCTACCACAACTAAAATATTATCGATTAGGTACTATTTGTCGTACTTATGGCATTAAATATGATGATGAAATTGCTCACCGTGCTGATTATGATGCTAATGTATTAGCACAAGTATTTTTAAAAATGTTACAACAATTAAAAACAGAATTTAATTGTATTAATTTACAAGAAATTAATAACTTAATTAATGAACAAATTAATTATAAACTTCGTGGTGAACATATTACTATTTTTGCAAAAAATCAATTAGGTTTAAAAGATTTATATCAATTAGTTTCACTATCTCATACAAAGTATTTTTATAAAACACCAAAAATCATATCAGAAGCAATTAATGAAAATAGAAAAGAATTATTAATTGGTAGTAGTTGTATAAATGGTGCTGTTTTTGAAACAGCATTAAATAAAAGTGAAGAAGAACTAATTAAAATAATGAAGTGATTTGATTTTATTGAAATCCAACCACCTGCTGTTTATAAACACTTAATACAGTTAGGAAATATTACTAAAGAACAATTACATGATACTATTAAAAAAATTATTAATAATGCCCTTAAATTAAATAAATTAGTAATTGCTACTAGCGATGCCCACTATTTACATTTCCATGAAAAAATATATCGTGATGTTATTATTAATAGCAAAGCAATTGGTGGTTTATTGCACCCATTATTTGATCGTAAAGGTAAAGTTACATCATATCCTGATCAACATTTAAGAACTACTAATCAAATGTTAACAGAATTTAATTTTTTAGATGACCCTAATTTAATTAATGATATTGTTATTAATAATCCTTTGCAATTAGCTAAACAATTTGAAATGATTAAACCAATCAAAGATGGCTTATTTACACCAAGTATTGTTAATGTTGATACTAAATTACGTAATCTTTGTTATGAACAAGCATGAAATCGTTACGGTAATCCATTACCAACATATGTAGAAAAACGTTTAACTCGTGAATTAGATGCAATTATTACTCATGGTTTTGCTGTTGTTTATTGAATTGCACACAAATTAGTAGAAAAATCTTTGCAAGATGGTTATCTTGTTGGTAGTCGTGGCTCAGTTGGTTCATCTTTAGTAGCTACTTTTGCTAACATTACTGAGGTTAACCCACTACAACCACACTATTTATGTCCACAATGTAAAACTAGTGAATTTATTAGTAATGGTTCTTATAAGTGTGGTTATGATTTACCAAAAAAAATGTGTTCACAATGCAATATTGATTTAAATACTGATGGTCATGATATTCCTTTTGAAACATTCTTAGGATTTGATGGTGATAAAACACCTGATATTGATTTAAACTTTTCTGGTGAATATCAAAATAAAGCTCATGATTTTACTAAAGAAATGTTTGGTGAAGAAAATGTTTTTCGTGCCGGAACAATTTCAACAATTGCCAATAAAACAGCTTATGGTTATGTTAAAGCTTATGCAGAAAAAATTGGTCAATCAGATATGCGTGCAGCAAAACTAGAGTTACTAAGTCAAGGATGTGTTGGTATTAAAAGAACAACTGGTCAACATCCTGGTGGTATTATTGTTGTACCAAAAGAATATAATATTAATGATTTTACACCAATCAATTTTCCAGCTGATGATACTAGTTCTACATGAAAAACTACCCACTTTGATTTTAATGCTATTCATGATAATTTATTAAAATTAGATATTCTAGGTCATGTTGATCCAACAGCATTAAAAATGTTAGAAAATTTAACTGGTATTGATCCAAAAACAATTCCTAATCAAGATGAAAAAGTTTTATCATTATTTTCTAATTTAAATTCCTTAAATATTACTAGTGATGATTTACTTGGCGAAAAAACAGGAGCAATTGGTATCCCTGAATTTGGTACTGGTTTTGTTCGTAAAATGTTAAGTGATACATTACCTACTTCATTTTCTGAATTAGTACAAATATCTGGTTTATCACATGGTACTGACGTTTGATTAAATAATGCTGATGAATTAATTTCACAACAAGGTTTAAAACTAAAAGATGTAATCGGTTGTCGTGATGATATTATGACTTATTTAGTATATCAAGGCTTACCAGCAAAAATTGCTTTTAATATTATGGAAGATGTCCGTAAAGGAAAAGGCATTAAACAAGAATATGAAAAGTTAATGCAAGAAAAGAAAGTTCCTAATTGATACATTCAATCTTGCAAAAAAATTAAATATATGTTTCCTAAAGCACACGCTACTGCTTATGTATTAATGGCATGAAGAGTAGCTTGATTTAAAGTTTATTATCCACATGAATATTATGCTACTTATTTTACAACAAGATGCGAAATTTTTGATATTAAAACTATGTTACAAGGTATTGGTGCTATTACTAATAAATTAAAAGATATTAATAACAGATTAAGAAAAAATGATGGTCAAAAAAATACAGTTACTACTAAAGAAAAAGATTTAATCCCATTATTAGAAGTGGCATTAGAAATGAATGCTAGAAATATTAAATTTAGCAATATTAGTTTAGAACATTCTGATGCTAAACTTTTTCAAGTTAAAGTAATAAATGGTGAAAAACAAATTTTACCACCATTTATTACTTTAGATGGATTGGGTGAAATTGTGGCTAATTCAATTGTTAAAGCAAGGAGTGAACAAGCAATTACTTCAAAAAATGATTTACAACTACGAACTAATATTACTAAAACTAATTATCAACTATTAAATGAGTTAGGAGTATTAGAACATTTAGAAGAAAATACACAATTAATGTTAGAATTATAATACAAAGAAAAAAGAAAAGATGTGGGATTATTATGTATAAATTAAGTAACAAAGCCAACTTTTATATACGTTTATCTGCATTAATAATGATAATTTTATTTTTAATTATTGATTTAATTAGTGCAATATATTATCCAATGGAAAAATTTGAACATTTAGGATATGGTGAACGAGTAAGTAACTACTATGCTTTTTTTACTACTGAGAGTAATTATATGGTTGTTATTTATTTTTGTGTTTATTTATTTGATTCTTATTTTCGTAGTACTAAACCAAGTTTTCAAACTCGATTAGCAGTAACTGTTTATATTACTATTACGATGTTAATATTTTGAATAGGTATTTTCACTGCTGAGCAAGATCCAAAACAATACAGTGCTTATAATTGAATTGCAACATTAATTTTACACTTATTAATGCCAATAATTATGATTACTAGCTTTATTGTTACGTCAGGTCATCAATATATTAATATAAAACAACAACATAAAATATATTTATGATTAATTGTTATTTATCCAGCAATTTATTGTATTGTTATTCTAATTAGAGGTCATTTACGTTATTTAGATTTTATAGAAACTGGTCATCCACCAAGAGATACATGATATCCATATTTTTTCTTTGATTATTCAAATGGCGAATATGGATGATTAATCGCTGCTACTGCTGTTGTTTTTGTTTTTGGTTTAGTTTTCAGTTTACAATATTTTTATATTTGAATTAATAACTTAATGTTCAAACGTTATCAAACTTCTGAA is part of the Spiroplasma endosymbiont of Lasioglossum villosulum genome and harbors:
- a CDS encoding PolC-type DNA polymerase III, with the protein product MNQDLQKLFHEMDFNDVNNEFNHATIKKVQYFHHNQQVIITINLPNFLTTTTLKSFEQHFEKLPVSNINVDFNVSLTADESTVLTYFHYIKTHKLQLLAGIYYSLPDSAINYKNNIITITIHNSIEEKLITNEFLQFINYFQQYGFKKIQLKTKINKAEQPFISYENESKTEISKITNNLKTKITKNNVSKNFSTTTYRKKAKINLEITDPTHSIKDIIGDKPNIIISGKVFKINKFLTKTQKWFYSFWITDYSDAITCKAFINSDQPDEKFDNIKVDDWIKINANSRYDNYSKEQVLWIDDLIIDLNNKNANNNDDAKTKRIEFHTHTKMSAMDGITSASDYINQVTKWGHQAIGFTDHLNVQAYPDIANAAKKHPNLKVMYGVEMDLIPNNISITKNNINTSLLDLEYIVLDLETTGLSTNYHEIIEFGYTIVKDNMILKQDTILIKPNNPIPEHITELTNITNVMLKDKQTLQQILPTIIEIIGNKTIVAHNANFDFVFLQAAMKQLGFMPLNNPVIDTLQLSRAILPQLKYYRLGTICRTYGIKYDDEIAHRADYDANVLAQVFLKMLQQLKTEFNCINLQEINNLINEQINYKLRGEHITIFAKNQLGLKDLYQLVSLSHTKYFYKTPKIISEAINENRKELLIGSSCINGAVFETALNKSEEELIKIMKWFDFIEIQPPAVYKHLIQLGNITKEQLHDTIKKIINNALKLNKLVIATSDAHYLHFHEKIYRDVIINSKAIGGLLHPLFDRKGKVTSYPDQHLRTTNQMLTEFNFLDDPNLINDIVINNPLQLAKQFEMIKPIKDGLFTPSIVNVDTKLRNLCYEQAWNRYGNPLPTYVEKRLTRELDAIITHGFAVVYWIAHKLVEKSLQDGYLVGSRGSVGSSLVATFANITEVNPLQPHYLCPQCKTSEFISNGSYKCGYDLPKKMCSQCNIDLNTDGHDIPFETFLGFDGDKTPDIDLNFSGEYQNKAHDFTKEMFGEENVFRAGTISTIANKTAYGYVKAYAEKIGQSDMRAAKLELLSQGCVGIKRTTGQHPGGIIVVPKEYNINDFTPINFPADDTSSTWKTTHFDFNAIHDNLLKLDILGHVDPTALKMLENLTGIDPKTIPNQDEKVLSLFSNLNSLNITSDDLLGEKTGAIGIPEFGTGFVRKMLSDTLPTSFSELVQISGLSHGTDVWLNNADELISQQGLKLKDVIGCRDDIMTYLVYQGLPAKIAFNIMEDVRKGKGIKQEYEKLMQEKKVPNWYIQSCKKIKYMFPKAHATAYVLMAWRVAWFKVYYPHEYYATYFTTRCEIFDIKTMLQGIGAITNKLKDINNRLRKNDGQKNTVTTKEKDLIPLLEVALEMNARNIKFSNISLEHSDAKLFQVKVINGEKQILPPFITLDGLGEIVANSIVKARSEQAITSKNDLQLRTNITKTNYQLLNELGVLEHLEENTQLMLEL
- the lon gene encoding endopeptidase La produces the protein MKIKNITNIPVLVTRGSFVFPTVEIELEVGRHKSVAAINESVAKFNSEIILVSQKDPKVDNPQLSEVYNHGTLCKVQIQKSHNDGTLTISFYGQQRVKVSKFYDDKFYTGDAETLVSPNVSKSLEEELIQRIVNNLQQILDVHGSIPQGVISQITDGMKASEIIDKMAQFLPFLTINKRQEILQEIDINKRLDLLLKDVGSQKQVGAIEKDLTAKIKDRIDEQQREYYLRERLRAIKEELGEIDGKSNEMKRYLERLETEEFPEAIKTRVKEEISRYEDMPQASSESNIIRTYIDWMMTLPWFQKSEEKFDLINAKKILDKYHYGLEKVKERIIEYLAVKKMAKAMPGQIICLVGPPGVGKTSLAKSIAEAMGRTFVKVSLGGVKDESEIRGHRKTYIGAMPGRIIQGMKRAKVINPLFLLDEIDKMSSDYRGDPASAMLEVLDPEQNANFSDHYIEENYDLSQVMFLATANYMEGIPEPLKDRMEIIELSSYTELEKLEIAKKYLIPRVIEITGLNNKMLKFKPNSIEEIIKYYTRESGVRQLERLLNKIARKFIVKLLNKKISTEEIVADNVKDYLGKQIFDYTKKENESQIGVVTGLAYTQYGGDILPIEVNYFKGKGNLVLTGKLGEVMKESATIALDYIKANAITFNIPDTFFAEHDIHIHVPEGAVPKDGPSAGITLTTAIISALTSRPVSKDIGMTGEITLRGHVLPIGGLKEKSISAHRSGLKTILIPKANIKDLEDIPEEVKKKLNIVSVEFYSEVYDFIFNKHKAKIHSPINNIKPTSSIIDEG
- a CDS encoding Pr6Pr family membrane protein; the encoded protein is MIILFLIIDLISAIYYPMEKFEHLGYGERVSNYYAFFTTESNYMVVIYFCVYLFDSYFRSTKPSFQTRLAVTVYITITMLIFWIGIFTAEQDPKQYSAYNWIATLILHLLMPIIMITSFIVTSGHQYINIKQQHKIYLWLIVIYPAIYCIVILIRGHLRYLDFIETGHPPRDTWYPYFFFDYSNGEYGWLIAATAVVFVFGLVFSLQYFYIWINNLMFKRYQTSEHRLYDFYQKILRQLNKKKKSKIKKKRKK
- a CDS encoding DUF3196 family protein, translated to MINHDNYYQDIIGKINHLISENKWDQAMKLVKHELEMPYIPIHHEVTLQELHHNITTHIRLNSKNESHEWNLERISHVLMNPFDEDLHPMAFYYLQSHNARLILPTIKIYLTNKNINNINNINKTQLLFILNNQGIDEEIEVIKGHDTFKINPKKITQWQESLVYLKITKIFEDEVHIDNPGIYGICLFLLDSYFENLFPTLPNKNQAAALAAALYIRACSFQFISVKLVESAKKFKTTTTLIKKYLSIMIQQQIT
- the tig gene encoding trigger factor encodes the protein MILNIIKDEKNGLGKWHVTIDAKTWKDQLAKAENKLIAQVEIPGFRKGKVPTKMAKKHVTEEQTLQTATKAVITIAYDFVLKQKPNLMPTNQPEVNVEKSTIKECEIMFVFDLPAEITIGKYRGIDIVKPVATVNQEEIDTQIKLLQDRFAIFNPKEKGKLEKGDTAVFNFTGFLEGKKFPGGEAKNMELEIGSGKFIPGFEEGMIGMESKSKKTIEVTFPEDYHVPNLKGQLLQFEIELNEIKTKVINEDLEELVKDVNIPDVTTTEQLLENIKKQIEVQKTMTIKEQFMEELIAKIVKDSKIIIPNFAVKNETERLENEFKKQLANQNFTIENYMAATGLSHEEIINEIKKDAIMQLQNFLVIEEIIKQEKIEITEEEVQKQLTTFADQFKISIEEVKANIKDLSLVTTTLKHNKAFDLLWESNGKNQKQTTSA